The following coding sequences lie in one Polluticoccus soli genomic window:
- a CDS encoding SIMPL domain-containing protein, producing MRSHIPAIIFALAIVIAAAILGTSFKSKFRQDATVSVIGSAEHNFVADLIVWSASFQRTDVDLKLAYSSLQNDAQQVQAYLTSNGIARNEIIISAISIEKEYDETYNEEGHRTSSVFKGYKLNQTVKVESKNINNVEKVSRDITQLIQSGIELNSQPPMYYYTKLADIKLNLLAKAAKDAGNRARTIADNSGSKLGDLKRASMGIFQITGQYSNEDFTSSGAFNTSSKNKTASITVRAEFRVH from the coding sequence ATGCGCAGTCACATTCCTGCCATCATTTTCGCCCTGGCGATAGTTATTGCTGCAGCTATCCTGGGTACATCCTTCAAGAGCAAATTCAGACAGGATGCTACAGTAAGTGTTATTGGTAGCGCTGAACATAACTTTGTTGCCGATCTGATCGTCTGGTCCGCCAGTTTTCAGCGTACCGATGTTGATCTAAAGCTGGCTTATTCATCGTTGCAAAATGATGCACAGCAAGTACAGGCTTACTTAACAAGCAACGGTATTGCGCGAAACGAGATCATCATTTCTGCTATAAGTATCGAAAAAGAGTACGATGAGACTTATAACGAAGAAGGCCATCGTACCAGTAGTGTGTTTAAGGGGTATAAGTTGAACCAGACAGTTAAGGTCGAATCGAAAAATATCAATAATGTAGAAAAGGTGTCAAGGGATATTACGCAACTGATCCAATCTGGTATTGAGCTCAATTCTCAGCCGCCAATGTACTATTACACCAAGCTGGCGGATATCAAGCTCAACCTGCTGGCCAAAGCGGCGAAAGATGCAGGCAACCGCGCGCGCACGATAGCGGATAACAGTGGAAGTAAGCTGGGCGATCTGAAACGCGCATCGATGGGCATCTTCCAGATAACCGGGCAGTATAGCAACGAGGACTTCACCTCTTCGGGGGCTTTCAATACCAGCAGCAAAAATAAAACTGCCAGCATCACTGTTCGGGCAGAGTTCCGGGTACATTAG
- a CDS encoding DUF1599 domain-containing protein has translation MQDSLSTNTTAEMSHTLQQYTSVVARCKDLYLNKAKDYGTSWRVLRPISIVDQIYIKAWRIRQIQEKGVQKIGDSIESEFVGIVNYGIIALIQSAIPEGTETELMYSEARRWYELKAKEIEDLMLQKNHDYGEAWRDMSQQSFVDLILVKLLRIKQILANDGQTIVSEGIDANFCDIVNYGIFALIKMGE, from the coding sequence ATGCAGGATAGTTTAAGCACCAACACCACAGCCGAAATGTCTCACACCTTACAGCAGTACACCAGTGTAGTAGCCAGATGTAAAGACCTGTACCTGAATAAGGCCAAGGACTACGGCACCTCGTGGCGCGTACTGAGGCCTATATCAATTGTAGACCAGATATATATCAAAGCCTGGCGCATACGCCAGATACAGGAAAAAGGCGTTCAAAAGATAGGCGACAGCATCGAGAGCGAGTTCGTCGGCATAGTGAACTATGGCATCATAGCGCTGATACAAAGCGCCATACCCGAAGGCACCGAGACAGAGCTGATGTATAGCGAAGCGCGCAGGTGGTATGAACTGAAGGCAAAAGAGATCGAAGACCTGATGCTGCAAAAAAACCACGACTATGGCGAGGCCTGGCGCGATATGTCGCAACAGAGCTTTGTAGACCTGATATTGGTAAAGCTCCTTCGCATCAAACAAATACTGGCAAATGATGGACAGACCATCGTATCTGAAGGCATTGATGCCAACTTTTGCGATATCGTGAACTACGGGATATTTGCCCTCATAAAAATGGGAGAGTAG
- a CDS encoding M4 family metallopeptidase, with the protein MCKNHRNPIRCILPPYIAEKMKESEKLKLEDALNNELRDFRLRSDRKFFSTLAATERTVLAVKKAAAPKPKAVIQIHTVSKGYSLPGKLMTSAQIKKDKEARNVLKGVKATWDFYYDIFKRNSIDDAGMPLVNSIHYGKKYNNALWNGRQMVYGDGDKITFDSFTNDIDIIAHELAHGVTEYAANFDYENQPGALNESFSDVFGIMIKQYAMNEDVNQSNWLIGENIMLGKQYSLRSMASPGTAFTNHPQWGDDPQPATMKDFVVLPNTKDGDWGGVHYNSGIPNYAFCMAAKEIGGYAWETIGKVWYAALTQSLSADSDFKAAKKATISHAHQLFGKNSKVHKGVIAGWKAAKV; encoded by the coding sequence ATGTGTAAAAACCATCGCAATCCGATCCGGTGCATTTTGCCGCCCTACATCGCTGAAAAGATGAAGGAGAGTGAAAAACTTAAACTGGAAGATGCGCTGAACAATGAACTCCGCGACTTCCGCCTTCGGAGCGACCGGAAATTCTTTTCTACACTTGCGGCCACTGAAAGAACTGTTTTGGCCGTGAAGAAAGCTGCGGCGCCAAAGCCGAAAGCCGTGATTCAAATACACACGGTTAGTAAAGGGTATAGCCTGCCAGGCAAGCTCATGACCAGTGCGCAGATAAAGAAAGATAAAGAAGCCAGGAATGTGTTGAAAGGCGTAAAGGCCACCTGGGATTTCTACTACGATATTTTTAAACGGAACAGTATTGACGATGCCGGGATGCCGCTGGTCAATTCAATTCATTACGGCAAGAAGTATAACAATGCACTGTGGAACGGCCGCCAGATGGTGTACGGAGATGGCGACAAGATTACGTTCGACAGTTTTACGAATGATATTGATATAATAGCACACGAACTGGCTCACGGTGTAACCGAATATGCTGCCAACTTCGACTATGAGAACCAGCCCGGCGCGCTCAACGAATCGTTTTCAGATGTTTTTGGCATCATGATAAAGCAATATGCCATGAACGAGGACGTGAACCAGAGCAACTGGCTGATAGGTGAGAATATCATGCTCGGCAAGCAGTACTCCTTGAGAAGCATGGCATCACCCGGCACAGCTTTTACAAACCACCCGCAATGGGGCGATGACCCGCAACCGGCTACAATGAAAGATTTTGTTGTATTGCCCAATACCAAGGATGGAGACTGGGGCGGTGTGCATTATAACTCTGGGATCCCCAACTATGCATTTTGCATGGCGGCCAAAGAAATTGGCGGGTATGCCTGGGAAACCATCGGTAAGGTATGGTATGCGGCGCTTACCCAATCTCTTAGCGCTGACTCCGATTTTAAAGCGGCTAAAAAAGCTACCATATCACATGCTCACCAGTTGTTTGGCAAAAACAGCAAGGTGCATAAAGGCGTCATAGCTGGCTGGAAGGCCGCGAAAGTGTAA
- the folP gene encoding dihydropteroate synthase, with amino-acid sequence MGVLNATPDSFYTKGRDSNTGGLLRNAEKMLNEGATILDIGGATTKPGAGIMGAEEELQRVIPAIEAIAKEFPEAWLSIDTYNSATAREAVAAGVSIINDVSAGSIDSNMLQTVGELKVPYIAMHMQGTPKTMQKNPTYNNVVTEVRSYLVDICDRCKQAGITDVIIDPGFGFGKTVEHNFELLNHLHTFRMLGKPILAGLSRKSIVCRTLGVSPEDALNGTTALNMVALQQGANILRVHDVKEAMEVMRLWEKLAMI; translated from the coding sequence ATGGGTGTACTCAACGCCACGCCCGACAGCTTCTATACAAAGGGCCGCGATAGCAACACCGGCGGGCTTTTGCGCAATGCGGAAAAGATGTTGAACGAGGGGGCGACGATACTGGATATAGGAGGTGCTACCACAAAACCCGGCGCCGGGATAATGGGTGCAGAAGAAGAATTGCAGCGGGTAATACCGGCTATTGAAGCTATTGCCAAAGAATTTCCGGAGGCCTGGCTGTCTATAGATACCTACAACTCCGCCACCGCCCGCGAGGCTGTTGCAGCAGGAGTTTCTATAATAAATGATGTAAGCGCGGGCAGTATAGACAGCAATATGCTGCAGACGGTGGGAGAACTGAAAGTGCCTTACATAGCCATGCACATGCAGGGCACGCCCAAAACCATGCAGAAAAACCCCACCTATAATAATGTAGTGACCGAAGTGCGCAGCTACCTGGTGGATATCTGCGACCGTTGCAAACAAGCCGGCATTACCGACGTTATTATCGATCCCGGCTTTGGTTTTGGTAAAACTGTAGAGCACAATTTTGAACTGCTCAATCACCTGCACACCTTCCGCATGCTGGGCAAACCGATACTTGCCGGCCTCTCCAGAAAATCCATTGTGTGCCGCACACTCGGGGTTTCGCCCGAAGACGCCCTCAATGGTACTACGGCACTAAACATGGTAGCTCTGCAGCAGGGCGCCAACATACTGCGTGTGCACGACGTAAAGGAAGCGATGGAAGTGATGAGGTTGTGGGAGAAGTTGGCAATGATATGA
- a CDS encoding BtrH N-terminal domain-containing protein, whose translation MGTEFKHYQHAHCESGVTANLLRHDGINITEPMAFGIGAGMFFGHLPFVKVNGTPGSTFRTWPGAIFKRVMNRLGVEMHTERFRSPEKAMQALDAVLAQGRPVGILCSVYYLPFMPEAFRFHFNAHNTVIYGKEGDEYLVSDPILEDVARIKYDDLVKARFAKGTPEPRGFMYYIKNTPANIDYEKAIKAGIKQTSWFMLSPPLPWFGNSAIFLLANRIKKYPQTLPPRKAALYLGNVIRMQEEIGTGGAGFRFLHAAFLQEAGEMLKRDDLLRFSEELTAIGDDWRNFAYHAARIMKARQSDLVSYDELSGLLRICGEKEKDFFKRMDKIKW comes from the coding sequence ATGGGTACAGAGTTCAAGCACTACCAGCACGCACACTGCGAAAGCGGCGTTACCGCCAACCTGCTCCGCCACGATGGCATCAACATCACCGAGCCGATGGCTTTCGGTATAGGCGCAGGTATGTTTTTCGGTCACCTGCCGTTTGTAAAAGTGAACGGCACTCCGGGTTCTACATTTCGCACCTGGCCGGGCGCTATTTTTAAGCGGGTGATGAACCGCCTTGGCGTGGAAATGCATACAGAACGGTTCCGTTCGCCGGAAAAAGCCATGCAGGCGCTCGATGCCGTGCTGGCGCAAGGCAGGCCTGTAGGTATTTTGTGCAGTGTGTATTACCTGCCGTTCATGCCCGAAGCTTTCCGTTTCCACTTTAACGCTCACAACACGGTGATCTATGGTAAAGAGGGTGACGAGTACCTGGTAAGCGATCCCATACTGGAAGATGTGGCGCGTATTAAATACGACGACCTGGTGAAGGCCCGCTTCGCCAAGGGTACACCCGAGCCGAGGGGTTTTATGTATTACATAAAAAATACCCCGGCCAACATTGACTACGAGAAAGCCATAAAAGCAGGCATTAAGCAGACCAGCTGGTTCATGCTCAGTCCGCCGCTGCCCTGGTTTGGTAATAGCGCGATCTTTCTGCTGGCCAATCGCATTAAAAAATATCCTCAAACCCTGCCTCCGCGTAAAGCCGCTTTGTATCTCGGCAACGTTATCCGGATGCAGGAGGAGATAGGTACCGGTGGAGCCGGTTTCCGTTTCTTACACGCAGCCTTTCTGCAGGAAGCAGGCGAAATGCTGAAGCGCGACGACTTGCTGCGTTTCTCAGAAGAACTGACAGCCATTGGCGACGACTGGCGCAACTTTGCTTACCATGCAGCGCGCATCATGAAGGCCCGCCAATCTGACCTCGTATCGTACGATGAGCTGAGCGGACTGTTGCGTATCTGCGGCGAAAAAGAAAAAGATTTCTTTAAGCGCATGGATAAGATTAAATGGTAA
- a CDS encoding DNA polymerase beta superfamily protein — protein MKFEDIHGNERLQLLRCISGSKAYGLDTPQSDTDIKGVFYLDKNDYYSLYYTEQVANSTNDIVYYELKRFIEMLVRNNPNILELLNSPADCILYKHDVLNLVKPELFLSRLCQHSFAGYAQTQIKKAKGLNKKIFNPVDEKRKTVIDFCYIINGYHALPLQAWLDQQGYKQEDCGLVRVPHARDVYALFHNSQVFGRGFAGIYSGEDANDVRLSSIEEKLEPKALISFNKDGYSAYCKDYREYWDWVGKRNNVRFQNTLAHGKNYDAKNMMHTFRLLHMAAEIATENKINVRRPDREFLMKVRNGHFLYDDLVAMAEERVQTISGLFAKSDLPEVPDEVQANETLIRIREVLYTS, from the coding sequence ATGAAATTTGAGGACATACACGGAAATGAACGACTGCAGTTGTTGAGATGCATCAGCGGTAGCAAAGCGTATGGATTAGATACTCCGCAGTCGGATACAGATATTAAAGGCGTTTTCTATTTAGACAAGAATGACTACTATAGCCTGTATTACACCGAGCAGGTGGCTAACAGTACCAATGATATAGTCTATTACGAGTTGAAACGTTTTATAGAAATGTTAGTTCGCAACAATCCGAACATATTGGAGTTGCTGAATAGTCCCGCAGATTGCATCTTATACAAACACGATGTACTAAATCTGGTGAAGCCGGAACTTTTTCTTTCCAGATTATGTCAGCACAGCTTTGCGGGTTATGCGCAAACACAGATAAAAAAAGCCAAAGGCCTCAATAAAAAAATATTTAACCCGGTAGACGAGAAGCGGAAAACGGTCATTGATTTTTGTTACATCATCAATGGTTATCACGCTTTGCCTTTACAGGCATGGCTCGATCAGCAGGGATATAAGCAGGAAGACTGCGGACTTGTCAGAGTTCCTCATGCACGGGATGTCTATGCGTTGTTTCACAATAGCCAGGTTTTCGGTCGCGGATTTGCCGGTATCTATTCCGGAGAAGATGCTAACGACGTACGGCTGAGCTCTATAGAAGAAAAGCTGGAGCCCAAAGCCCTGATCTCATTCAATAAAGATGGCTATTCAGCCTATTGTAAAGACTATCGCGAGTATTGGGATTGGGTGGGCAAACGAAACAATGTACGGTTTCAAAATACCCTGGCTCATGGTAAAAACTACGATGCCAAAAATATGATGCACACATTCAGGTTGCTGCATATGGCTGCCGAGATCGCCACTGAAAACAAGATCAATGTGCGTCGTCCCGACCGTGAATTTCTTATGAAAGTACGTAATGGTCATTTCTTATACGATGACCTTGTAGCAATGGCGGAAGAACGCGTGCAAACCATATCTGGGCTCTTTGCCAAAAGCGATCTGCCAGAAGTTCCTGATGAAGTGCAGGCCAATGAGACATTGATTAGAATTCGGGAGGTATTGTATACAAGCTAA
- a CDS encoding DinB family protein — MTTTAQIAKHLRDVHFGGNWTVSNLKEQLTGVTLEQALTQVHGLNTIATLTYHINYYIHEVIKVLEGQPLTASDKYAFTHPPFGEQREWDDFLNKCWDEAEHFASLIEKLPDSILGEDFTDPKYGTWYRNLAGIIEHAHYHLGQIALIKKLVQQEATT; from the coding sequence ATGACCACAACAGCACAAATAGCCAAACACCTGCGCGATGTTCACTTCGGTGGTAACTGGACGGTCTCCAACCTGAAAGAACAGCTGACAGGCGTAACGCTCGAGCAGGCACTTACACAGGTGCATGGTCTCAATACTATTGCTACACTGACCTATCATATCAATTATTACATCCACGAAGTGATCAAAGTGCTGGAAGGCCAGCCGCTGACAGCCAGCGATAAATATGCATTCACGCATCCGCCTTTTGGTGAACAGCGCGAATGGGATGATTTTCTAAACAAATGCTGGGATGAAGCAGAACACTTTGCATCGCTCATCGAAAAACTACCTGATAGCATACTCGGAGAAGATTTCACCGACCCGAAATACGGCACCTGGTACCGCAACCTCGCCGGAATTATCGAGCACGCTCATTACCACCTGGGCCAGATCGCACTCATTAAAAAGCTCGTGCAGCAGGAAGCGACCACCTAG
- a CDS encoding GtrA family protein, giving the protein MLSSAKNIVLAFIDFFHAPFSRWINLQTFRYLACGGTNTVLGIFLYWLCYHHIVEEQAILIGGLTITPHISAFLLSFSISFPAGFILAKYVVFPESNLKGRIQLFRYALLVGMCVLLNYIFLKIFVEWFGLYPTLAYVLTNAIVAVFSYISQRNFTFKVKEVDVVAPDYIEIE; this is encoded by the coding sequence ATGCTAAGCTCAGCCAAAAATATCGTATTAGCGTTTATTGATTTTTTTCATGCGCCTTTTTCGCGCTGGATAAATCTGCAAACCTTCCGCTACCTGGCTTGCGGTGGTACTAATACAGTGTTGGGCATTTTCCTTTACTGGTTGTGCTATCACCACATTGTGGAAGAACAAGCGATATTAATTGGAGGCCTGACGATAACACCGCACATATCGGCGTTCCTGTTGTCATTCAGCATCAGTTTTCCCGCTGGTTTCATTTTGGCCAAGTATGTGGTATTCCCTGAGTCAAACCTCAAGGGCAGGATACAGCTCTTCCGCTATGCACTACTCGTAGGCATGTGTGTACTGCTCAACTATATCTTCCTGAAGATCTTCGTAGAGTGGTTTGGTTTATATCCTACGCTGGCATATGTCCTTACCAATGCTATCGTAGCTGTGTTCAGCTACATCTCGCAACGCAACTTTACCTTCAAAGTAAAAGAAGTAGACGTTGTTGCGCCCGACTATATTGAAATAGAGTAG
- a CDS encoding nucleotidyltransferase domain-containing protein, translating to MVSEIQHQLDELERQHSVKILYACESGSRAWGFPSTDSDYDVRFIYAQPRDKYLSIDEFRDVLDLPVNEVLDINGWDIRKALRLFRTSNPPLYEWLQSPIVYRQSSVFMNDIRQLMADYFSPRAGLHHYSSMARNAFSELQSEEVRLKKYFYCLRSLLAALWIVEKNEVPPMTFGALRTLISEPALQELIDLLLEQKEHADEKSTIKSIPRVQHFIQEQIAYCETKGRDIPKKETESSALNDLFRKHLYEI from the coding sequence ATGGTTAGTGAAATACAGCATCAGCTGGATGAACTGGAAAGGCAGCATTCGGTCAAAATATTATATGCATGTGAATCAGGTAGCAGAGCATGGGGTTTCCCCTCAACTGACAGCGACTACGATGTGCGATTCATATATGCTCAGCCCCGTGACAAATATTTAAGTATCGATGAGTTTCGCGATGTTCTCGATTTGCCTGTCAACGAAGTTTTAGATATTAATGGCTGGGATATTCGTAAAGCGCTTCGCCTGTTTCGGACCTCCAACCCTCCCTTGTACGAGTGGCTGCAATCTCCAATCGTTTACAGGCAGTCTTCCGTTTTCATGAACGATATCCGGCAATTAATGGCTGACTACTTTTCTCCGCGTGCTGGATTGCATCATTATTCTAGTATGGCAAGGAATGCTTTCAGTGAATTGCAGTCGGAGGAGGTTCGGTTGAAAAAATATTTTTATTGTTTGCGTTCGCTGTTAGCGGCGCTATGGATCGTGGAAAAGAACGAAGTGCCACCGATGACTTTTGGAGCTTTGAGAACGCTTATTAGCGAACCCGCGCTTCAAGAGCTTATTGACCTTTTGCTGGAGCAGAAAGAACATGCTGATGAAAAAAGCACCATTAAGTCCATCCCCCGCGTGCAGCATTTCATCCAGGAGCAGATTGCATATTGTGAAACGAAAGGCCGGGACATCCCCAAAAAAGAAACAGAATCGTCGGCATTGAACGATCTATTCAGAAAGCATCTGTATGAAATTTGA